Genomic DNA from Coffea arabica cultivar ET-39 chromosome 7e, Coffea Arabica ET-39 HiFi, whole genome shotgun sequence:
CGTTGTGAGGAGGAAGGCTTTGGAGGTGTCATCCTTGTGACTGATAAGATGGCTGAAGCTTCCAGTGAAGAAACGGCAGCCGGGTCTGCACTATTGCTACCTTATTTCCTTAATATGTTCTGACGATCCTCTTTTTAAGATTTCTGGAATTCATCAACGTCGATAGAATTTTATAATTATGTATTTTTCTGAAggatctatttttttttttttttttttggcccacTCAAGAACGGATTCTTTGACTTCTCTGGGAGAAGCATACGCCTCACGTTGTGAGGAGGAGGGCTTTGGAGGGGTGATATATGGGAAGTATACGACTGCTTCTAAAGATGAGGAAGATAATAATAGTAAGTATCAACCAGGATAGCCGTGCGAAATTTCCGGGTACTAGTTTTTATGCCTGCTTCGAAAGTCCTAGAGTAAGAAAAGACTCCATCAGAGCTGTGGATGTAGTTTGTCATCTTGGTGGTTTTGCATATACTTGGTTTTATTCATTATAGATAATGCATAATACATTTTATTATACGTGCATGATGAAGAAGGGAGTGAAGCAAAAGAGGAGGGGGGGAAAGATCGAAATCAAGGCCGGGAGGCGACTGCATAGAGAGATAGAGATAGAGAGACTTCGCATGCAACCTCACTTGTTTCCAAGGAGGAAAGAAAACGCACAGCGACGAGAAGAAAGATCAAATGACAACCCATGTTATTATTCCACCCATctgcctttttcttcttttgtaggTGTGAATTTGGATTGATGCCTAATCATTGTAATTATGATCGTCGTTTGTAGTACTAGTACATCTGTAAAATGTTATTTGATCCTGTGTTCTTATAAATAAAAGATTTaaagtttctctctctctctctctgtttttggtaggggtaaaaaaaaaaaaaggagagagagagagagagagacaagtATCATCAATGTGTACCAAAGTTAATGATCCAGTCTGCAACGgatgatttctttttctttctaagggtttgtttggttggaaggttttccgtggaagtaattttccatgaaaatcattaatcatttttaggtgtttggttagcttattgaaaatattttcttatttcatttttctggtgtttgtttaacttttgaaatattttcacttttatttctatctttactttctacacattataactacatacttcttcccatgcaaaataagaaaatttatctcattgtttaactttaaaaaatcttggagaaatgtatatatgaataaaaaaatatcttcttaagtaataaacaaattgctggtcaTTTaatgtcaaatatcaatcacatgcaatgcttattgtgacatatatcttgcactctcactgctgaaagtttctctagaaaagaatgttcctattatatataattaattactagtatAGAATAAGTaggatgagattttttttttttattttgaatatactaggggagggttgggttgggttgggttgggtggtacgggggagggagtgtaaggaagagatCTTGGGTTCGAGTtctcctgtttacactaaaaaaaaaaacatactacaagatgttttcagtaagtttggaacatactacaggcgggatgcatACATTTCGGAAAataacttcagtaagtttggaaaggaagttgttttccataagatgggtgaaaatattttacataggaaaatgttttcagtaacttttgtacAACCAAACACAGgaaattagaaaaatattttcctggaaaacattttcacccgaaacaaacggaccctaaaTCCTTTATATTTTCCCCCTGAGTTCACTGCTGCATGTCCCACCAGCCCATCCTAtcacaaaatcaaagaaatggAAGGAGAATTAAGTATAAGCAATGGGTCCAGTCTACAAAATTTGCTCATATTTTTACAAACTCGAGGGATTTTTTTGAACACGAAACAATTATATTTCACCTTAAAccccctccctctctctctttcgaGAAGTCGAATGTCACGTTTATCTTGTGAAAAATATATATGCAAGGTACGAGAAATTGGTATAAATCAAACCTAATCATTGTGTCTAATGCTAATAGTTACCATTCAAGCTAAAAAAAATGCCAGTTCGATGGTACATGGTACTTCTTGTATAGAGCGCTCTTTTTGAGTATTAGTAGTATTATTTGACAAACAAATACTAGGTGATGGTCAGATCGTGTTCATATTTGCAAAagttttttgggataatttcagaaacctcccttgaggttttgaCAATTTCATAAATACATCGACCTCTTTTGGTCTAATTAAATAACTAAAATGTCCTTCATTTAATAGTTAATTTATATAGAGACATTTAAAATCGAAAAATACTTCTCATTATTCTACTTGTTATTTCctaatctcaaaaaaaatctCCATCAATTTTCTAATCTTCcttcctccctccctccctctctcattttccttttcatattcatattcttctctttttctcctACAGTCACTTCTTCTTCACACCAAATATCGCGCTCTATTATTACAAACTACACCACtatcaatttttttattatctcTAAAATTTATCTGTATTTTTTGTCTTCCTGTCTcttttttactataaaaattttagatCATTTCTCTTTTTCCCAATAGTTTTACGCTTTACAAATGTTAGCCAATTGAAGTTACCAAATTGACAAGGTACAGACTGTGAATTTTATTGTCAAACTAGAGAAAGATGAAAAAGGTGGCAGAGATgtagggaaaaaaatgaaattgagagTTGAAACATAaagaaatgactattatgttaAGCAAAAAATTCTAGCAATTACTCAATGattctctcttttatttatctattgattgtaattttattataaaggtAGAATTTTGTCTTTATTTCTAGGTTTGCTAGAGTAATGATGAATTATGTTCTTAGGGACATGAGAGCATTTTTTTAGTTGGATTAAATCTtttatatactgacagtgtatatattatcacaGTTGGATGCATAACAACTAATTTGAATATATCCAATGGTGATagtcagtatatataaaatttactcttctTAGTTTAGTATTGGTAATGGTGGTAATGAGTTGCATTAGACAACAATTAACAAGTAATAAATTTTGAGATAAGTTGGAGTCATTGGACTTTGTTTGTTTTAGTAAGTATGACACACACGTACAAGAAATTAAagattaaaaccttattttgttttgtcttgttcTTTGaagaagggtattttaggatatttgTGAAAAATTATAGGTTATTGAGTTTATATTGTTACATAAACCTTAAAAGCGATGGAGACAAGTGTAATTTTTTGAACCTTGAAGGAAGCTTTCTGTAATTATtggaaacctcaagggaggtttttgaaattatcccaaattttttttttcctttttgaaacAATACACTATTCCACCTTTTTAGGTGAATTTCTTGGAATATggttaaaattgaaaattgtccAATAATGGGTGTTGTTTGAGGTGGGTTGCTGAATAAGGGTCGCCACTCATGAggttttattgttttttatgcATCTTGTGAGTGgtgatacatttttttttcctttttaataaaATGTAACTTTTAACTGCGACAATTTTTTCCGTAAAACGAATTATGTGTTATTTGGCTCAATTAGGATTTAGGGTTTAACGTTTTACATGAAATCCTAATTTCCAAACTATCACAGTATAATCCTTTAACCCTAACTTTAGAATCAAAATTCTTAAATCGTATTACTAAAACTCTATTACTAA
This window encodes:
- the LOC140011065 gene encoding uncharacterized protein isoform X2, translating into MLRALKVQKLRSPAPFTSPKPSDISPKLSGLRFRQAVQGTDINQPESESLDKMAQAPNEEMAVGTDSLTSLGEAYATRCEEEGFGGVILVTDKMAEASSEETAAGTDSLTSLGEAYASRCEEEGFGGVIYGKYTTASKDEEDNNRSEAKEEGGKDRNQGREATA
- the LOC140011065 gene encoding uncharacterized protein isoform X1 translates to MLRALKVQKLRSPAPFTSPKPSDISPKLSGLRFRQAVQGTDINQPESESLDKMAQAPNEEMAVGTDSLTSLGEAYATRCEEEGFGGVILVTDKMAEASSEETAAGTDSLTSLGEAYASRCEEEGFGGVIYGKYTTASKDEEDNNKGSEAKEEGGKDRNQGREATA